The following proteins come from a genomic window of Gimesia chilikensis:
- a CDS encoding ABC transporter permease, whose translation MQQKSDTDQNNVTAPKKVKKSPSFWAETWQRFKHRKMAMIALIYIGFLCMVAVFAPAIAGTKPIICKYKGHIYFPAMGYFRREWENPIFYKDRFRNRYPENLKAKDPDSWAIWPLVYQDPYRRVYDDEWKGMPGNPTQDNGKPSLRNWFGTDQRGVDVFAQMVHGTTIALSVGFVSMGIAGVIGIIVGALAGFYGKGLDMVLSRVIEVVMCIPTLILILAIIAIIDAPTIWHMMAIIGCTGWTGIARLARAEFMKLRESDFVLAAKTTGVGQFRIIFRYILPNSLAPVLVPITFGIAAAILIESGLSFLGFGAPPPNPSWGTLLNMGRQNLQMWWLIFFPGMAIFMAVLAYNLIGEGLQEASDPRLRDA comes from the coding sequence ATGCAACAGAAATCTGACACTGACCAGAATAATGTCACTGCACCGAAGAAGGTCAAAAAGTCACCCAGTTTCTGGGCTGAGACCTGGCAGCGTTTCAAACATCGCAAAATGGCGATGATCGCTCTGATCTACATCGGCTTTCTCTGCATGGTAGCGGTCTTTGCTCCTGCGATTGCCGGGACCAAACCGATCATCTGTAAATACAAAGGTCACATTTACTTTCCCGCGATGGGCTACTTCCGCCGCGAATGGGAAAACCCGATCTTCTACAAAGACCGCTTTCGCAACCGCTACCCGGAAAACCTGAAAGCGAAAGATCCCGACAGCTGGGCGATCTGGCCACTGGTCTATCAGGATCCTTATCGCCGCGTGTATGACGACGAATGGAAGGGAATGCCGGGTAATCCCACCCAGGACAACGGGAAACCCAGTTTGCGTAACTGGTTTGGTACCGACCAACGGGGTGTGGATGTCTTCGCGCAGATGGTCCACGGAACCACGATCGCCTTGTCCGTGGGTTTCGTCTCGATGGGCATTGCGGGAGTCATTGGAATCATTGTCGGCGCACTGGCTGGTTTTTATGGAAAAGGCCTCGACATGGTGCTCAGCCGGGTCATCGAGGTTGTGATGTGCATTCCAACATTAATCCTGATTCTGGCGATCATTGCTATCATCGATGCGCCCACTATCTGGCATATGATGGCCATTATCGGCTGTACCGGCTGGACTGGTATTGCCCGACTGGCACGCGCTGAATTCATGAAACTGCGAGAAAGCGATTTCGTCCTGGCCGCGAAGACCACCGGGGTTGGACAGTTTCGTATCATCTTTCGCTATATCCTGCCCAACTCGCTGGCACCGGTTCTGGTTCCCATCACCTTTGGAATTGCCGCCGCCATTCTGATTGAAAGCGGACTGAGCTTCCTGGGATTTGGAGCACCTCCCCCAAATCCCAGCTGGGGAACACTGCTGAATATGGGGCGGCAGAACCTGCAGATGTGGTGGTTAATCTTCTTCCCGGGGATGGCGATTTTTATGGCCGTACTGGCATATAACCTGATCGGCGAAGGACTGCAGGAAGCTTCAGATCCCCGACTGCGGGATGCCTGA
- a CDS encoding ABC transporter permease, producing MFSYLVRRLLIGLVTLTLITFIIFGLIRNMPGTPLSNAMAMIDPGKELSEADRERMEKAYGLDKPWPQAYVLWVSNVCRLDLGRSISRKQPVTRLISERIGPTLILSVSSLLLTYLLAIPMGLYSSARQGHLDERTIGTILYMLYSFPSFVAALFLQIYLANKLGWLPLYGMKSDNYSSMSTIQQVWDIFLHAIMPIICYTYGSLAYYSRFIRANMHEVLRQDYIRTARAKGLGPVNVLVRHAFRNTFIPLVTLIGLTLPSLLGGSVIIERIFSWPGMGQLYFESILERDYPTIMGLTLMFAILTLAGQLMADIFYAMADPRVKISDH from the coding sequence ATGTTCAGTTACCTCGTGCGAAGGCTCCTCATCGGGTTAGTCACACTCACGCTGATTACGTTTATCATCTTCGGCCTGATTCGTAACATGCCGGGAACGCCTCTCTCCAATGCCATGGCGATGATCGACCCCGGCAAGGAATTGAGTGAGGCAGACCGTGAACGAATGGAAAAAGCCTACGGGCTGGATAAACCCTGGCCTCAGGCGTATGTTTTGTGGGTGAGTAATGTCTGCCGTCTCGATCTGGGGCGCTCCATTTCCCGCAAGCAACCGGTCACCCGTCTGATCAGCGAACGAATCGGACCGACACTGATTCTCTCGGTGAGCTCACTGCTGTTAACCTATCTGCTGGCCATTCCAATGGGCCTGTATTCCTCGGCGCGTCAGGGGCATCTCGACGAACGAACCATCGGCACGATTCTGTATATGCTGTATTCGTTCCCCAGTTTCGTAGCGGCTCTGTTTCTGCAGATCTATCTGGCCAACAAACTGGGCTGGCTGCCTCTGTATGGCATGAAGAGCGATAACTACAGCTCGATGTCGACGATCCAGCAGGTCTGGGATATTTTCCTGCACGCCATCATGCCGATTATCTGCTACACCTATGGCAGTCTCGCGTATTACAGCCGGTTCATTCGGGCGAATATGCACGAAGTGTTGAGACAGGATTACATCCGCACGGCTCGCGCCAAGGGCCTGGGCCCCGTGAATGTTCTCGTCAGACATGCTTTCCGCAATACATTTATTCCGCTGGTGACTCTCATTGGACTGACACTTCCCTCGCTGCTGGGAGGCTCAGTGATTATCGAGCGGATCTTCAGCTGGCCCGGCATGGGACAGCTTTATTTTGAATCCATTCTGGAACGGGATTACCCGACGATCATGGGTTTGACACTGATGTTTGCGATCCTGACTCTGGCAGGACAACTTATGGCCGACATCTTCTACGCGATGGCTGACCCCCGGGTCAAAATCTCTGATCACTGA
- a CDS encoding peptide-binding protein — MYYSSTLNRLLLTILLTFFLTGCPGPAPETPEEAVKSEPLLEPFDAPSLAELDEKVEWEEQPVLDSLELMRERQSKEKPLVSVEEALKLKNDTQENNEKILSALGRLPENDEQVDWGATINRHVGADMKSTNPIMGSSAVEFEVGSLTGFGLFSFDWNFRPFAVADTVVSWQTSKDKKYDKVVMRDDLTWSDGEPITAHDIVFSFKTIMNPDVPVPAVRSGTDQIRWIEAYDDQTLVFFHKEALPTNVWNLNFPIIPKHIYSKELDSDPTLQDSEYHVKYENSPVTGGPYEYEKRVRGQEILLKRREGWYMQDGKQVRSRPYFERVRLRIIEDPNTALLALKNGEIDEMALNPELWKTQTDGKDFYDVCTKASGLEWVYFYFGWNCETLFFQDKKVRTAMSYAFNHQEMLDELCYGLYQPCTGIFHETAWMSPKPMTKPFHQDLKKAEQLLDEAGWIDHDGDGIRDKEFDGKTIPFRFTIMTASRPLSLSICTLLKENLDQIGIICEVKATEFTVMQDKARKHQFQAMFGGWGTGTDPDTGMNLWKTGEGRNYGQYSNPKVDKLFEEGRREFDKDKRAKIYGEIHKILYEDQPYTWLYYRNSFYGFNKDLRGYVFSPRGPYGYGPGFSSLWKPVEK, encoded by the coding sequence ATGTACTACTCATCCACGCTGAATCGATTGCTTTTGACTATTTTACTCACCTTCTTCCTGACGGGTTGCCCCGGACCTGCTCCCGAAACCCCAGAAGAAGCTGTGAAATCAGAGCCTCTGCTCGAGCCATTCGATGCCCCGTCACTGGCGGAACTGGATGAAAAAGTAGAATGGGAAGAACAGCCGGTGCTCGACAGTCTCGAGCTGATGCGTGAGCGACAGAGTAAGGAAAAACCTCTGGTCTCTGTAGAAGAAGCTCTGAAACTGAAAAATGACACCCAGGAAAACAATGAAAAGATTCTGAGTGCCCTGGGACGTCTGCCTGAAAATGACGAACAGGTTGACTGGGGCGCAACCATCAACCGCCACGTTGGTGCGGACATGAAAAGCACCAACCCTATCATGGGCAGCTCCGCGGTCGAATTCGAAGTGGGTTCCTTAACCGGGTTTGGACTGTTTAGTTTCGACTGGAACTTCCGTCCCTTTGCTGTCGCTGACACTGTCGTTTCCTGGCAGACCAGTAAAGATAAGAAGTACGACAAAGTAGTGATGCGGGACGACCTGACCTGGTCAGACGGCGAACCGATTACCGCTCACGACATTGTCTTTTCTTTCAAGACTATCATGAATCCGGACGTCCCGGTGCCCGCTGTTCGTTCGGGAACCGACCAGATCCGCTGGATCGAAGCTTACGACGATCAGACACTGGTCTTCTTTCATAAAGAAGCACTGCCGACCAACGTCTGGAACTTGAACTTCCCGATTATTCCGAAACATATCTACTCCAAAGAACTGGATAGCGACCCCACGCTGCAGGACAGCGAATATCACGTCAAGTACGAGAACAGCCCGGTCACCGGCGGCCCTTACGAATACGAAAAACGGGTTCGTGGACAGGAGATCCTGCTCAAACGCCGGGAAGGCTGGTACATGCAGGACGGCAAACAGGTTCGCAGTCGGCCTTACTTCGAACGTGTTCGCCTGCGAATTATTGAAGATCCCAACACGGCGCTGCTCGCTCTGAAAAATGGCGAGATCGACGAAATGGCTCTGAATCCCGAACTCTGGAAAACCCAGACGGATGGGAAAGATTTCTATGATGTCTGCACCAAAGCCAGTGGACTGGAATGGGTCTACTTCTATTTTGGCTGGAACTGCGAAACGCTGTTCTTCCAGGATAAGAAAGTGCGTACCGCGATGTCCTATGCTTTCAATCATCAGGAAATGCTGGATGAACTCTGCTACGGACTCTATCAGCCCTGTACTGGTATTTTTCATGAAACGGCCTGGATGTCGCCTAAGCCGATGACGAAACCGTTTCACCAGGACCTGAAGAAAGCCGAACAGCTGCTCGACGAAGCTGGCTGGATCGACCATGACGGAGACGGGATCCGCGATAAAGAATTCGACGGTAAAACGATTCCATTCCGCTTCACCATTATGACTGCCAGCCGACCTCTGTCACTTTCCATCTGTACGCTCCTCAAGGAGAACCTCGACCAGATCGGGATTATCTGTGAGGTCAAAGCGACAGAATTCACCGTGATGCAGGATAAAGCCCGCAAACATCAGTTCCAGGCCATGTTCGGTGGCTGGGGAACCGGCACCGACCCTGATACCGGCATGAACCTCTGGAAAACAGGGGAAGGCCGTAACTACGGACAGTATTCTAACCCGAAAGTCGACAAACTGTTCGAAGAGGGGCGTCGGGAATTTGATAAGGACAAGCGTGCAAAAATCTATGGAGAAATCCATAAGATTCTGTATGAAGATCAGCCTTACACCTGGCTCTACTACCGCAACTCCTTCTACGGCTTCAATAAAGACCTGAGAGGCTATGTCTTCAGCCCCCGTGGTCCTTATGGGTACGGTCCCGGTTTCAGCAGTCTCTGGAAACCGGTCGAGAAATAG
- a CDS encoding CAP domain-containing protein has translation MFASLMCLLLIQPAFSEEKEKKEGEHDWLIKHPTIQRLLELHNQERARNGMPALTLNTKMCLQAQEHATWMADTGYYQHSNLPWPEIIFQGPTSAAAAVNGWIASPAHHSIMLTGSQVGFGYMIRNGQHYWVGVFK, from the coding sequence GTGTTTGCAAGTCTAATGTGCCTGCTGTTGATTCAGCCGGCTTTTTCTGAGGAGAAAGAAAAGAAAGAGGGAGAGCATGACTGGTTGATCAAACATCCTACCATTCAGCGACTGCTCGAACTTCACAACCAGGAACGTGCCCGTAATGGCATGCCTGCCCTGACACTGAATACCAAAATGTGCCTGCAAGCTCAGGAACATGCCACCTGGATGGCCGACACCGGATACTATCAGCACAGCAACCTTCCCTGGCCGGAAATCATCTTCCAGGGACCGACCTCAGCAGCAGCTGCCGTCAATGGCTGGATTGCATCACCCGCACACCATTCGATCATGCTGACCGGATCGCAGGTGGGCTTCGGATATATGATCCGCAATGGACAACACTACTGGGTGGGAGTTTTCAAATAG
- a CDS encoding ABC transporter ATP-binding protein yields the protein MTESAALLDIQGLKTYFHTNRGVVKAVEDLTIHIEKGKTLGLVGESGSGKSVTSLSIMKLLPDTAAKIDGGSISFLGKDLVKLPDPEMRKIRGREISMIFQEPGTSLNPVFRVGKQVMEAIMLHQKVSQAEAKQRTIELFHEVGILEPERRFSSYPHEMSGGQKQRVMIAMALSCNPELLIADEPTTALDVTIQAQILNLIRKLRDERGMSVLFITHDLGVIAEIADDVAVMFRGKLVEYKPVMEIFENAEHPYTKGLLACRPALDTSFKRLPTVSDFMDFEETSPGEYRIEEKKFDESRFLELTTHGRPRLLHPRSELESMGYQWDTVQNLPESECVQDGEKPILSLDDLHVHYPIKSGVLRRTVDHVRAVDGISLNIYRGQTLGLVGESGCGKTTTGKAIVGLAPVSHGKILLEGNDLAHMSRSGRKPFRRKVQIIFQDPYSSLNPRMMISTIITESMIAHNLGSSKQDRRDRAAALLEEVGLTVDYLDRYPHEFSGGQRQRISIARALAVEPEFIICDESVSALDVSVQAQVLNLLKDLQEQHHLTYIFISHDLSVVKFMSDMMAVMNQGKLVELGPSELIYQAPQQDYTKRLIESVPTDDLAQIRLRVEHRKKQNS from the coding sequence ATGACAGAGTCTGCCGCTTTGCTCGATATCCAGGGACTAAAGACCTACTTTCACACCAATCGTGGCGTAGTCAAAGCGGTCGAAGATCTGACCATTCATATTGAAAAGGGGAAAACACTGGGGCTGGTGGGAGAATCGGGGTCCGGCAAGTCGGTGACTTCGCTGTCGATCATGAAACTGCTCCCCGATACCGCTGCGAAAATTGATGGCGGTTCAATTTCCTTCCTGGGAAAAGATCTGGTCAAGCTCCCCGATCCCGAGATGCGCAAGATTCGCGGCCGTGAAATCAGCATGATTTTCCAGGAACCGGGCACTTCTTTGAATCCGGTTTTCCGGGTCGGCAAGCAGGTGATGGAAGCCATCATGTTGCACCAGAAGGTCAGTCAGGCTGAGGCAAAGCAGCGGACCATCGAACTGTTTCACGAAGTCGGAATCCTGGAACCGGAGCGACGTTTTTCGAGTTATCCACACGAAATGTCAGGCGGTCAGAAGCAACGCGTGATGATCGCGATGGCCCTGAGTTGTAACCCGGAACTGTTGATCGCCGACGAACCCACAACCGCCCTCGACGTGACCATTCAGGCACAGATTCTGAATTTGATTCGCAAACTGCGGGATGAGCGGGGCATGTCGGTACTGTTCATCACCCACGATCTGGGAGTGATCGCGGAAATCGCCGACGATGTGGCCGTCATGTTTCGTGGGAAACTGGTGGAATACAAACCCGTGATGGAGATCTTCGAAAATGCAGAGCATCCCTATACCAAAGGGTTGCTTGCCTGTCGTCCGGCACTCGATACTTCCTTTAAGCGGTTGCCTACCGTTTCTGACTTTATGGATTTCGAAGAAACCTCACCCGGCGAATACCGGATTGAGGAAAAAAAGTTCGATGAAAGCCGCTTTCTCGAGTTGACGACTCACGGTCGTCCCCGCCTGCTGCATCCGCGGAGCGAACTGGAGTCGATGGGTTATCAGTGGGACACGGTGCAGAATCTTCCCGAATCGGAATGTGTCCAGGACGGCGAGAAACCGATTTTAAGTCTCGATGATTTGCACGTGCATTACCCGATTAAAAGCGGAGTATTACGTCGCACAGTCGACCATGTGCGTGCCGTCGATGGCATCTCATTGAATATCTATCGTGGGCAGACACTGGGACTGGTAGGCGAGTCCGGCTGTGGAAAAACGACAACCGGCAAAGCCATCGTGGGCCTGGCACCAGTTTCGCATGGGAAAATTCTACTCGAGGGGAATGATCTGGCGCACATGAGTCGTTCGGGCAGAAAACCGTTTCGACGTAAAGTGCAGATCATTTTTCAGGATCCCTACAGTTCACTCAACCCCCGCATGATGATCTCGACGATCATTACCGAATCGATGATCGCGCACAATCTGGGAAGCTCCAAACAGGACCGGCGCGATCGTGCTGCTGCACTGCTGGAAGAGGTCGGGTTAACGGTTGATTATCTGGATCGCTATCCGCATGAATTCTCCGGCGGTCAGCGTCAGCGCATCTCGATTGCCCGGGCACTGGCGGTCGAGCCAGAGTTCATTATCTGTGATGAATCTGTTTCGGCCCTCGATGTTTCCGTGCAGGCGCAGGTGCTGAATCTGCTCAAAGATCTACAGGAACAGCATCACCTGACTTACATTTTTATCAGCCACGATTTGAGTGTGGTGAAATTCATGTCAGACATGATGGCAGTGATGAATCAGGGAAAACTCGTCGAACTGGGCCCCTCAGAACTGATTTATCAGGCCCCACAGCAGGACTATACAAAACGTCTCATCGAATCAGTGCCTACTGATGACTTGGCGCAAATCCGGCTCCGGGTTGAACATAGAAAAAAGCAGAATTCGTAG
- a CDS encoding glycosylase translates to MKRTLTVIFSVLFFQALIVSLRVQTLSAEEITFPDELTKFVPYQHNPIFEAQGPGHWDVKIRERGWIMPEGDLYHLWFTGYDGSREGLKKLGYAWSYDGIHWTRSPCNPIYEKHWVEDMMVLKHDGTYHMFAEGKNDIAQHLVSTDAVNWKRVGALDVRLSNGKPIPEGPYGTPVVWRENDQWYLFYERRDAGIWLATSPDMKVWTNVNNDQPVMVPGPGKYDQKMIAMNQLIKHHGTYYMVFHGTAAARKPSLWTTNLAASKDLLNWVKYPGNPLTRPEANQSSGLLIPDGERFRFYTMHGQVDLHLPENSKSE, encoded by the coding sequence ATGAAACGCACTCTGACTGTAATCTTTTCTGTCCTGTTCTTTCAAGCCCTGATCGTTTCTCTGCGGGTGCAGACACTCAGTGCAGAAGAGATCACATTTCCCGATGAACTCACAAAATTCGTCCCTTATCAGCACAATCCAATCTTCGAGGCCCAGGGGCCTGGACACTGGGATGTCAAAATCCGTGAACGTGGGTGGATCATGCCGGAGGGGGATCTGTATCACCTCTGGTTTACGGGTTATGACGGCAGCCGGGAAGGCCTGAAAAAGCTGGGCTATGCCTGGTCCTATGATGGCATCCACTGGACCCGTTCTCCCTGTAATCCGATTTACGAGAAACACTGGGTTGAAGATATGATGGTCCTCAAACATGACGGGACCTATCACATGTTCGCGGAAGGCAAGAACGACATTGCCCAGCACCTGGTATCGACTGACGCTGTGAACTGGAAGCGGGTCGGTGCTCTAGACGTTCGGCTGAGTAACGGAAAACCGATTCCGGAGGGGCCCTATGGAACCCCGGTTGTCTGGCGTGAAAATGATCAATGGTACCTGTTTTATGAGCGACGGGACGCCGGCATCTGGCTGGCGACTTCTCCCGACATGAAAGTCTGGACCAATGTGAACAACGATCAGCCGGTGATGGTGCCTGGCCCGGGAAAATACGATCAGAAAATGATCGCCATGAATCAGCTGATTAAGCATCATGGAACCTATTACATGGTGTTCCACGGGACAGCGGCGGCCAGAAAACCCTCTCTCTGGACGACAAATCTGGCGGCTTCTAAAGATCTGCTGAACTGGGTCAAATATCCAGGGAATCCCCTCACCAGACCGGAAGCCAATCAGTCCAGTGGACTGTTAATACCGGATGGAGAGCGTTTCCGCTTCTACACGATGCATGGTCAGGTCGATCTGCATCTGCCCGAAAATTCAAAATCGGAATGA